The following is a genomic window from Chthoniobacterales bacterium.
AGATTCACTTCTTCGCCACTTTCATCTTTTTCAACCTCACGTTTTTCCCGATGCACAACCTCGGGCTCGGCGGGATGATGCGCCGTATCGCGGATCCGACGCTCTACGATCACCTGCGCGCGCTGCAACCGATCAACGTCTTCGTCAGCTGGGCCGCGTTCGGCATGGGTCTGGCCACTTTCATTTTCCTGTGGAACTTCATCTGGAGCCTGCGTCACGGCAAAAAAGCGGGCAACAACCCTTGGGATTCCACGACGCTGGAGTGGACGGTGCCTTCGCCTCCGGGGCACGGCAACTTCGACAAAACGCCAATCGTTTACAACGGGCCTTACGAATACAGCGTTCCGGGCATGGCCAAGGATTTCCTGCCGCAAAACGAGAAGGCTCCCGAGGGTGCGCGGTTGGAAGTGCACTGAAGTCGCCGTGCGCACGGTTCGCACAGAAAGCGGACGGCGGCGCGGCTGCAAAACGTAGCGCCGGCGTCCCCGCCGGCGAGTCGTCATGACCAAGCAACCCAATTACGGAACCGGGCGCGCTTTTGCCTTTGCCTTCGCCGTTTTCACCGCGACCTCCGCTTTCATTCTGTTGATCAGCGGCGGCCTTGTGACGTCGAAGGGCGTGGGAATGACCGTGCCCGACTGGCCGAACAGCTACGGATACAACATGTTCCTGTTCCCGGTCTCGCGTTGGGTCGGCGGGATTTTTTACGAGCACACGCACCGGCTCATTGCCTCCGGCGTCGGCCTGTTGACGATCGGTTTGGCGGTGCTGCTGCAGCTTTACGATCCGCGCCGGTGGGTGCGCACCCTCGGTTACATCGCCGTATTTTTGGTGATCGTGCAGGGCGTTCTCGGCGGGCTGCGCGTGGTCCTGGTGAAGGATGAGATCGGTATTTTCCACGGGATGCTCGCGCAGGCATTCATCTCGCTGCTGGTCGTCATTGCGATTGCCACGAGCAGGGCCTTTGCCTGCGGCGGTGCCCGCTGGCGCTGGCATGCGCCCGGGCTGCTGCGCTGGGCGATCGTGCTTACGGCCCTCGTGTATGTGCAGTTGGCCATCGGTGCGACCATGCGCCATGAACACGCAGGCCTGGCGATCCATGACTTTCCCCTCGCTTACGGAAAAATCTGGCCGGTTCCGGACGCGGAGCAGCTTGCGCAGATCAACGCGCAGCGCATTGCGGCGGGGGAGGTTCCAACCACGGTCGGTATGATCCATCTGCAAATGGTCCATCGCGCGATGGCCTTGCTCATAGCCGCGGGCATGGTCGCTTACGCGTGGCAGGCCCATCGTGCGGCAATGGGTGCGCGTCTGGCTGCGCGCTGGTGGGCTGCCCTCGTCGTAGTCCAGATTGTCCTGGGCGGATGGACCGTGCTTTCGAACAAAGCGGCCGATGTGACCACGGCCCATGTCGCGGTCGGCGCGTTGATCTTGTTTTTGGGTGTAGCACAGTGTTTCTTGCTGGGAGCGTTCTCGCCCCGGGCGGCGGAGCTAAAACGCCAGCCGCTCCACGTATGATGAAAACCACGGCGCAAACCATGCCGCGCACCGCTTCGGCGGCGGCCGACTTCGCCGAGCTGGTCAAAGCGAGGTTGAGTCTTCTCGCCTTATCCACCGCCATGGCCGGATTCGCCCTGGGGACCGACGGCCCTTGGAGTTACCTGCTTCTTGCCGCCACGCTTGCAGGGACGGCTTTGAGTGCGGGCGGCGCGGCGGCGCTCAACCAGTGGTGGGAAAGAGGACCCGATGCCCTCATGCGCCGCACGCGCGGGCGTCCGCTGCCCGCCGGGCGAATGACCGCGCCCGATGCGCTGCTTGTCGGTCTGGCGTTTTCGGTCTGCGGCGTCGCCGTGCTCGCCTTGTTCGCCAATGTGCTCTCGGCGTCACTGGCCGCAGCGACGATCGTTTTCTATATTCTCGTTTATACGCCGCTGAAGCGTGTGACATCGCTGAAC
Proteins encoded in this region:
- a CDS encoding cytochrome oxidase biogenesis protein CtaA, encoding MTKQPNYGTGRAFAFAFAVFTATSAFILLISGGLVTSKGVGMTVPDWPNSYGYNMFLFPVSRWVGGIFYEHTHRLIASGVGLLTIGLAVLLQLYDPRRWVRTLGYIAVFLVIVQGVLGGLRVVLVKDEIGIFHGMLAQAFISLLVVIAIATSRAFACGGARWRWHAPGLLRWAIVLTALVYVQLAIGATMRHEHAGLAIHDFPLAYGKIWPVPDAEQLAQINAQRIAAGEVPTTVGMIHLQMVHRAMALLIAAGMVAYAWQAHRAAMGARLAARWWAALVVVQIVLGGWTVLSNKAADVTTAHVAVGALILFLGVAQCFLLGAFSPRAAELKRQPLHV